One Streptomyces sp. NBC_00223 genomic window carries:
- a CDS encoding HAD-IA family hydrolase, with translation MTYRGLILDFGGVLTIRMRLNGEAFERSEGLVPGTYFHALDEHPDGVAIYKALEVGEATQEQWNQVIGGILRIDPTDLMRRALANLHLEPRMVDAARRARAAGIKVAMLSNSFGLTPYNPYQALGMWDGEWDAIVLSEQIGVRKPDPGIYLHTLEQLQLPGEDCVFVDDHAINLPPAEALGIRTIHHTDATETVTQLDMLLSCATPAT, from the coding sequence ATGACCTACCGCGGCCTGATCCTCGACTTCGGGGGCGTCCTCACCATCCGGATGCGGCTCAACGGCGAGGCCTTCGAGCGCAGCGAGGGCCTGGTCCCCGGCACCTACTTCCACGCGCTGGACGAGCATCCGGACGGGGTGGCGATCTACAAGGCGCTGGAGGTCGGCGAAGCCACCCAGGAGCAGTGGAACCAGGTCATCGGCGGCATCCTCCGCATCGACCCCACCGACCTGATGCGGCGCGCCCTGGCGAACCTCCACCTGGAGCCCCGCATGGTCGACGCCGCACGCCGCGCCCGCGCCGCCGGCATCAAGGTCGCCATGCTCTCCAACAGCTTCGGCCTGACCCCCTACAACCCCTACCAGGCACTCGGGATGTGGGATGGGGAATGGGACGCGATCGTGCTGTCCGAGCAGATCGGCGTCCGCAAGCCCGATCCAGGCATCTACCTGCACACCCTTGAACAGCTACAACTGCCCGGCGAGGACTGCGTGTTCGTCGACGACCACGCGATCAACCTGCCACCCGCCGAGGCTCTGGGCATCCGCACCATCCACCACACCGACGCCACCGAGACGGTGACGCAACTGGACATGCTGCTCAGCTGCGCCACGCCGGCGACCTGA
- a CDS encoding ATP-binding protein yields MTRAAHSTSNLTTPIAPIPVVTEPICDEFVVRISGDAATSSALGRDLDGQRVGRLRRISAAKLRLWGLSQLGDDAKLLISEVVTNALRYGEGGEIEFRLVITLRGLLIAVNDGSAQRPQLSMVGASSETGRGLFLIAAFADDWGVCPDGTTTWCTLSLARACR; encoded by the coding sequence ATGACCCGGGCAGCGCACTCCACGAGCAACCTCACCACCCCCATCGCCCCCATTCCCGTCGTGACCGAGCCCATCTGCGACGAGTTCGTGGTGCGGATCTCCGGCGACGCCGCGACGAGCAGCGCCCTCGGACGGGATCTCGACGGCCAGAGGGTCGGGCGGCTTCGCCGCATCAGCGCGGCCAAGCTGCGCCTTTGGGGGCTGTCCCAGCTCGGGGACGACGCCAAGCTCCTGATCAGCGAAGTCGTCACTAATGCCCTGCGGTACGGCGAGGGTGGTGAGATCGAGTTCCGCCTCGTCATCACCCTTCGGGGGCTGTTGATCGCGGTGAACGACGGTTCGGCCCAACGCCCGCAGTTGAGCATGGTCGGCGCGTCCAGCGAGACCGGCCGCGGGCTCTTCCTCATCGCTGCGTTCGCCGACGACTGGGGCGTCTGCCCCGACGGCACGACCACCTGGTGCACGCTGAGCCTTGCGAGGGCGTGCCGATGA
- a CDS encoding DUF6415 family natural product biosynthesis protein: MLGLLRRWAWTALDSEAVLDDVATALDGMTPSEEAIGTFVRRLRGHLMQLVDIAVSTRVRQKSAYADILIQQARALRAEEMPGGHHRGVPHLRRTAWFVSELLDQLVALGSIEGAA, translated from the coding sequence ATGCTCGGCCTGCTGCGCCGATGGGCATGGACAGCGCTGGACAGCGAAGCCGTCCTGGACGACGTTGCTACGGCTCTGGACGGCATGACTCCTTCCGAGGAGGCCATCGGGACGTTCGTCCGGCGGCTGCGTGGCCACCTGATGCAGCTCGTGGACATCGCCGTGTCCACCCGGGTCCGGCAGAAGTCGGCCTACGCCGACATCCTCATCCAGCAAGCACGCGCCTTGCGGGCGGAGGAGATGCCCGGCGGCCACCACCGCGGCGTGCCCCATCTGCGGCGGACGGCGTGGTTCGTGAGCGAGTTGCTGGACCAGCTCGTCGCGCTCGGCTCCATCGAGGGGGCGGCGTGA
- a CDS encoding helix-turn-helix domain-containing protein, with product MTVEQDFGIGARIRYYRERRGLSQKAMAELVGKSENWAYKVEKGVLPIDRLSVLIDLARVLHVCDLTDLTGGVLTGAVSGPQTEHQAVPAIRRVLSLPSSLLPSGIGEVPVDDYQAAVDDAWRVYETQTKDRYADIGGRLPNLLRQGYAAVRDAEGEERERQAVALLISVYGLAQVWLRRVGEPVQARIAADRGVALADQVGDPALLAAATWTLACVLTSSGNVADCVALAREAIANCKPGEDASAEHLSAYGALHLSAAVAAVRDNQGPVAWDLYRGAERVAARLGQDRNDWHTSFGPTNVAMHAVHLRAEEGDTVEALRVADSVEDNPELPLERRTRYLVEVMNCNRIQRDDFATVYMLKRITAQSPEEVGFSPLVREAVADLLKREKPMWRQDLRAVAQHIGMTA from the coding sequence ATGACTGTTGAACAGGACTTCGGAATCGGTGCCCGTATCCGGTACTACCGCGAGCGTCGGGGCCTGTCGCAGAAGGCCATGGCTGAACTCGTCGGCAAGTCGGAGAACTGGGCTTACAAAGTCGAAAAGGGCGTGCTGCCCATCGACCGCCTCTCGGTGCTGATCGACCTCGCGCGGGTGCTGCACGTCTGTGACTTGACCGACCTGACCGGCGGTGTTCTGACGGGCGCTGTTTCGGGACCGCAGACCGAGCACCAGGCCGTGCCCGCGATCCGACGCGTCCTGTCCCTGCCCTCGTCGCTGCTGCCGTCCGGGATCGGCGAGGTGCCCGTGGACGACTACCAGGCGGCTGTGGACGACGCATGGCGCGTGTACGAGACGCAGACCAAGGACCGGTACGCCGACATCGGCGGCCGGCTGCCGAATCTCCTGCGACAGGGCTACGCGGCCGTACGCGACGCCGAAGGCGAGGAGCGGGAACGGCAGGCGGTGGCGCTGCTGATCTCCGTGTACGGCCTGGCCCAGGTCTGGCTGCGCCGCGTCGGTGAGCCGGTGCAGGCCCGTATCGCCGCCGACCGGGGGGTTGCCCTGGCCGACCAGGTCGGAGATCCCGCGCTGCTCGCGGCGGCCACGTGGACCTTGGCCTGTGTGCTTACTTCATCGGGGAATGTGGCCGACTGCGTCGCCTTGGCGCGGGAGGCCATCGCCAACTGCAAGCCGGGCGAGGACGCCTCGGCGGAGCACCTGTCCGCGTACGGGGCACTTCATCTTTCGGCGGCGGTGGCCGCCGTGCGCGACAACCAGGGGCCCGTGGCGTGGGACCTCTACCGCGGCGCCGAAAGGGTGGCGGCGCGTCTCGGCCAGGACCGCAACGACTGGCACACCAGCTTCGGTCCGACGAACGTGGCCATGCACGCCGTGCACCTCCGGGCTGAGGAAGGAGACACGGTAGAGGCGCTGCGCGTGGCCGACAGCGTGGAGGACAACCCCGAACTGCCGCTTGAGCGGCGCACCCGGTACCTGGTCGAGGTCATGAACTGCAACCGCATCCAGCGCGACGACTTCGCCACCGTCTACATGCTCAAGCGGATCACCGCCCAGTCCCCCGAAGAGGTGGGCTTCTCGCCACTGGTCCGGGAGGCGGTTGCGGACCTGCTCAAGCGGGAAAAGCCCATGTGGCGGCAGGATCTGCGGGCGGTGGCCCAGCACATCGGCATGACCGCGTAG
- a CDS encoding relaxase/mobilization nuclease domain-containing protein, whose product MVPDVSTGSRTRGLLSYLYGPGRRDEHTDPHIVAAFAMPGIPDPGRAPLDQHHALLDELADYLDQPVRVREQRTGKKVPQHVWHCPVRTAPGDRYLTDEEWAQVARRVVHATGIAPDGDDAGCRWIAVRHAEDHIHIMATSVREDGRRPRTNRDGQRAQAECRKIEAELGLRRIKSGDFTAAPTPTSAEQAKAQRAGNTETTREWLRDQAYAAAAAARDETEYFSTLSALGISIKYRLGPQTGDTTGYSLAAPDDTNRHGEPIYFSGSTLAPDLSINRLRERLNAHNATDQPTADTAGPSPWDQADTALRNLHASLLDQEADSSRDQDGVIQAQAAAFGELLHNAAATAPAHARAELRAAAASFNRANRSAIRAEHRSAAALRTAAKELFHALGSGNDGGAAVAGLLSTAVLTLIALARWNETRSHRQQAAAAHQTLVHLRTAYQQAAEPVLADLASRTPSPQTAQRYATDLRATIPEHTTSILADPAWPALATTLAKAESTGQKPRHALAAIARQRELDTADHPAEVLNWRLHHQTTERHAARVRAASARPHRNTSTGAPADTTGSTLPHTAQADRQMPAKRH is encoded by the coding sequence ATGGTGCCTGACGTCTCCACCGGCTCCCGCACCCGCGGCCTGCTGTCCTACCTCTACGGCCCCGGCCGCCGCGACGAACACACCGACCCCCACATCGTCGCCGCGTTCGCCATGCCCGGCATCCCCGACCCCGGCCGCGCCCCCCTCGACCAGCACCACGCCCTCCTGGACGAGTTGGCCGACTACCTCGACCAGCCCGTCCGCGTGCGCGAGCAGCGCACCGGCAAGAAGGTGCCCCAGCACGTATGGCACTGCCCCGTCCGCACCGCACCCGGCGACCGCTACCTCACCGACGAGGAATGGGCGCAGGTCGCCCGCCGGGTCGTGCACGCCACCGGCATCGCCCCCGACGGCGACGACGCCGGATGCCGGTGGATCGCGGTGCGCCACGCGGAGGACCACATCCACATCATGGCCACGAGCGTCCGCGAGGACGGCCGCCGTCCCCGTACCAACCGCGACGGCCAGCGCGCCCAAGCCGAGTGCCGCAAGATCGAAGCCGAACTCGGCCTGCGCCGAATCAAATCCGGCGACTTCACCGCAGCACCGACGCCCACCAGCGCCGAACAGGCCAAAGCCCAGCGCGCGGGCAACACCGAGACGACACGGGAGTGGCTGCGCGACCAGGCATACGCGGCCGCAGCCGCCGCACGCGACGAGACCGAGTACTTCTCCACGCTCAGCGCGCTCGGCATCAGCATCAAGTACCGGCTCGGCCCGCAGACCGGCGACACCACCGGATACAGCCTCGCCGCACCCGACGACACCAACCGCCACGGCGAGCCGATCTACTTCAGCGGCTCCACGCTCGCCCCCGACCTGTCCATCAACCGACTGCGCGAACGCCTCAACGCCCACAACGCCACCGACCAGCCCACCGCCGACACTGCTGGCCCAAGCCCGTGGGACCAGGCTGACACTGCCCTGCGGAACCTCCACGCCAGCCTCCTCGACCAGGAAGCCGACAGCAGCCGGGATCAGGACGGCGTGATCCAGGCCCAGGCTGCGGCGTTCGGCGAACTCCTCCACAACGCCGCCGCCACCGCACCCGCCCACGCGCGGGCCGAACTTCGGGCAGCCGCGGCGTCGTTCAACCGGGCCAACCGCTCCGCCATCCGCGCCGAACACCGGAGCGCCGCCGCCCTGCGCACCGCTGCCAAGGAACTTTTCCACGCCCTCGGCTCGGGCAATGACGGCGGTGCAGCCGTCGCAGGGCTGCTGTCCACCGCCGTACTCACGCTCATCGCCCTGGCCCGCTGGAACGAAACCCGGAGCCACCGGCAACAGGCCGCGGCAGCCCACCAGACACTCGTCCACCTGCGGACCGCCTACCAGCAGGCCGCCGAACCCGTCCTGGCCGACCTCGCCTCACGCACACCCAGCCCGCAGACCGCCCAGCGCTACGCCACCGACCTACGAGCCACCATTCCCGAACACACGACTAGCATCCTCGCCGACCCCGCCTGGCCCGCCCTGGCCACCACCCTCGCCAAAGCCGAAAGCACCGGCCAAAAACCCCGCCACGCCCTCGCCGCAATCGCCCGGCAACGCGAACTCGACACTGCCGACCACCCCGCCGAAGTCCTCAACTGGCGCCTCCACCACCAGACCACCGAACGCCACGCCGCCCGCGTCCGGGCCGCCAGCGCCCGCCCTCACCGCAACACCTCCACAGGCGCACCCGCGGACACAACGGGAAGCACACTCCCTCATACCGCGCAGGCAGACCGCCAGATGCCAGCGAAGCGACACTGA
- the mobC gene encoding plasmid mobilization relaxosome protein MobC produces the protein MDQPRKKPGVLARISRTFTGHSGGASWSEVHIAGGDADFALEPAPSEAGIDRAHGARTGEGEAERGLLPGQDHDDGHPERFAPTLTPDAFVHRGVAALDVPSLPVESDGLVTSRRPLSEILYRPRSGTKRDIQLTCSAEPSERDFIDLAAKAAKRSRSAFLMDAALTFAHAYLGDQRPDGVPALPSPQALQDLTRLCGQLLREIHRVGVNLNQIARAINMGTWPDTTDDVLAEVHALARAARLALEHVISGCRGCRHGA, from the coding sequence ATGGACCAGCCTCGGAAGAAGCCCGGAGTCCTCGCACGGATCAGCCGGACCTTCACCGGCCACTCGGGCGGAGCAAGCTGGAGCGAAGTCCACATCGCCGGGGGCGATGCGGACTTCGCGCTTGAGCCCGCCCCGTCGGAGGCGGGCATCGACCGGGCCCACGGGGCCCGGACCGGGGAAGGGGAGGCCGAGCGCGGCCTTCTCCCGGGACAGGATCACGACGACGGGCATCCCGAGCGCTTCGCGCCGACCCTCACGCCCGACGCGTTCGTCCACCGTGGTGTCGCCGCGCTGGATGTCCCGTCGCTGCCGGTCGAATCCGACGGTCTCGTCACGAGCCGTCGGCCGCTGAGCGAGATCCTCTACCGGCCGCGCAGCGGCACCAAGCGCGACATCCAGCTGACGTGCTCGGCTGAGCCGTCCGAGCGGGACTTCATCGACCTCGCCGCCAAGGCGGCCAAGCGGTCGCGGTCGGCGTTCCTGATGGACGCCGCACTGACCTTCGCCCACGCCTACCTCGGCGACCAGCGCCCCGACGGTGTCCCGGCACTGCCCTCGCCGCAGGCGCTCCAGGACCTGACCCGGCTGTGCGGGCAGCTGCTGCGCGAGATCCACCGCGTGGGCGTGAACCTCAACCAGATCGCCCGCGCCATCAACATGGGCACCTGGCCCGACACCACCGATGACGTCCTGGCCGAAGTCCACGCACTGGCCCGCGCCGCCCGCCTCGCACTCGAACACGTCATATCCGGGTGCCGGGGGTGCCGGCATGGTGCCTGA